Proteins from a genomic interval of Mustela lutreola isolate mMusLut2 chromosome 4, mMusLut2.pri, whole genome shotgun sequence:
- the GPR85 gene encoding probable G-protein coupled receptor 85 — protein MANYSHAADNILQNLSPLTAFLKLTSLGFIIGVSVVGNLLISILLVKDKTLHRAPYYFLLDLCCSDILRSAICFPFVFNSVKNGSTWTYGTLTCKVIAFLGVLSCFHTAFMLFCISVTRYLAIAHHRFYTKRLTFWTCLAVICMVWTLSVAMAFPPVLDVGTYSFIREEDQCTFQHRSFRANDSLGFMLLLALILLATQLVYLKLIFFVHDRRKMKPVQFVAAVSQNWTFHGPGASGQAAANWLAGFGRGPTPPTLLGIRQNANTTGRRRLLVLDEFKMEKRISRMFYIMTFLFLTLWGPYLVACYWRVFARGPVVPGGFLTAAVWMSFAQAGINPFVCIFSNRELRRCFSTTLLYCRKSRLPREPYCVI, from the coding sequence ATGGCGAACTATAGCCATGCAGCTGACAACATTTTGCAAAATCTCTCTCCTCTAACAGCCTTTCTGAAACTGACTTCCTTGGGTTTCATAATAGGAGTCAGCGTGGTGGGCAACCTTCTGATCTCCATTTTGCTAGTGAAAGATAAGACCTTGCATAGAGCACCTTACTACTTCCTGTTGGATCTTTGCTGTTCAGATATCCTCAGATCTGCAATTTGTTTCCCATTCGTATTCAACTCGGTCAAAAATGGCTCTACCTGGACTTATGGGACTCTGACTTGCAAAGTGATTGCCTTTCTGGGGGTTTTGTCCTGTTTCCACACTGCTTTCATGCTCTTCTGCATCAGCGTCACCAGATACTTAGCTATCGCCCATCACCGCTTCTATACAAAGAGGCTGACCTTTTGGACGTGTCTGGCTGTGATCTGCATGGTGTGGACTCTGTCTGTGGCCATGGCATTCCCCCCAGTTTTAGATGTGGGTACTTACTCATTCATTAGGGAGGAAGATCAATGTACCTTCCAACACCGCTCCTTCAGGGCTAATGATTCCTTAGGATTTATGCTGCTCCTTGCTCTCATCCTCCTAGCCACACAGCTTGTCTACCTCAAGCTGATATTTTTTGTCCACGACCGAAGGAAAATGAAGCCAGTCCAGTTTGTAGCAGCAGTAAGCCAGAACTGGACTTTTCATGGCCCTGGAGCCAGTGGCCAGGCAGCCGCCAATTGGCTAGCAGGATTTGGAAGGGGTCCCACACCACCCACCTTGCTGGGCATCCGGCAAAATGCAAACACCACGGGCAGAAGAAGGCTCTTGGTCCTAGATGAGttcaaaatggagaaaagaatcAGCAGAATGTTCTATATAAtgacttttctcttccttacctTGTGGGGCCCATACCTGGTGGCCTGTTATTGGAGAGTTTTTGCAAGAGGGCCTGTAGTACCAGGGGGATTTCTAACAGCCGCTGTCTGGATGAGTTTTGCCCAAGCAGGAATCAATCCTTTTGTCTGCATTTTCTCCAACAGGGAGCTGAGGCGCTGTTTCAGCACAACCCTCCTTTACTGCAGAAAATCCAGGTTACCAAGGGAACCTTACTGTGTTATATGA